One window of the Flavobacteriaceae bacterium YJPT1-3 genome contains the following:
- a CDS encoding hemerythrin domain-containing protein produces the protein MTIFEAIRHDHDIQRDLCKNLVATSGDTALRKQLFDALKLELAVHADAEERHFYIPLIKDDMTQEHARHGVAEHHEMDELVEELEDTPMDSPGWLVTAKKLCEKVEHHLEDEEHTFFQLAGKVFSENQKTSLANDYQEAMKKNRKS, from the coding sequence ATGACAATTTTTGAAGCCATCCGACACGATCACGACATTCAGCGCGACCTATGCAAGAATCTGGTCGCCACTTCCGGAGACACCGCCTTAAGAAAACAACTTTTTGATGCCTTGAAATTAGAACTAGCCGTTCATGCTGATGCCGAAGAACGTCACTTCTATATTCCCCTGATTAAAGATGACATGACCCAAGAGCACGCCCGCCATGGGGTTGCCGAACATCATGAAATGGATGAATTGGTAGAAGAACTGGAAGATACGCCCATGGATTCACCGGGCTGGTTAGTGACGGCTAAAAAACTTTGTGAAAAAGTAGAACATCATCTAGAAGATGAAGAGCATACGTTTTTTCAATTGGCTGGAAAGGTATTTTCCGAAAATCAAAAGACCAGTCTTGCCAACGATTACCAGGAAGCAATGAAGAAAAACCGAAAATCCTAG
- a CDS encoding outer membrane protein assembly factor — MKLLLGFILMCCSTGLAQNQILQFELEGNRKTDTSLIQKISEIEVGQPLDSVVLDRDIARLERQPAIASATYAVTPLESQGYRVVYTIEENFTLIPTLNVFTSNAGEFAFRAGLYEFNLFGQHIAFGGFFQRDDFNAWGLNFRAPYLFGKQTGLAINVQDFSTLEPVFLPSGTANYKYNNKSLEVLGLYEWNSKHRVEIGLSLFQEAYDYISGATDPGIPQQLEVDKYLLKTVYDYDALDYHFYFVDGFRSLFNFQYVRAEGDQLPSFLIARNDLLWYKRVGTRGNWANRLRLGIASNDDSPFAPFSVDNQLNIRGVGNTIDRGTAALVLNTEYRYTLYEKNWFVLQSNIFVDAGTWRNPGGDLASDFSDVQNLRIYPGVGIRFIHKRIFNAIFRIDYGYGITEDATRGVVFGIGQYF, encoded by the coding sequence ATGAAACTACTTTTAGGGTTTATATTGATGTGCTGCTCCACCGGGCTAGCCCAGAATCAAATTCTCCAATTTGAGTTGGAAGGCAATCGAAAAACAGACACTTCACTGATTCAAAAAATCTCTGAGATCGAGGTGGGACAGCCTTTAGACTCGGTCGTCTTGGACCGCGATATTGCCCGACTGGAGCGTCAGCCTGCGATTGCGAGCGCTACCTATGCGGTCACACCACTAGAATCACAGGGTTATCGAGTGGTCTATACGATTGAGGAGAATTTTACGCTCATCCCCACGCTGAATGTCTTTACGTCCAATGCCGGAGAATTTGCCTTTCGAGCCGGGCTCTACGAGTTCAATCTTTTTGGACAACATATCGCTTTTGGTGGATTTTTTCAACGGGATGATTTTAACGCCTGGGGCCTCAATTTTAGGGCTCCTTACCTGTTTGGTAAGCAAACCGGTTTGGCGATCAATGTGCAAGACTTCAGTACCCTGGAACCCGTATTTTTACCCTCAGGCACTGCAAATTATAAGTACAATAACAAGAGCTTAGAGGTATTGGGACTTTACGAATGGAACAGCAAGCACCGCGTGGAAATTGGCCTTAGTCTCTTCCAAGAGGCCTACGACTACATCTCAGGAGCGACTGATCCCGGCATACCACAACAATTGGAAGTCGACAAATACTTATTGAAAACGGTGTATGATTACGATGCCTTAGACTATCATTTTTACTTTGTAGATGGTTTTCGGAGCCTATTTAATTTTCAGTATGTGCGTGCTGAAGGAGACCAGTTACCAAGCTTTTTGATCGCCCGAAATGATCTCCTTTGGTATAAGCGCGTAGGGACACGGGGCAATTGGGCGAATCGTTTAAGATTGGGTATAGCCTCCAACGATGACTCTCCTTTTGCGCCTTTCTCAGTAGATAATCAGCTCAATATTCGCGGGGTGGGAAATACGATTGACCGGGGTACGGCTGCTCTCGTTTTAAATACGGAATATAGATACACTCTCTATGAAAAGAATTGGTTCGTATTGCAGTCGAATATTTTTGTGGATGCAGGTACCTGGAGAAATCCCGGGGGTGATTTAGCCTCTGATTTTAGCGATGTGCAAAATCTGAGGATCTATCCGGGAGTTGGAATTCGCTTTATTCACAAACGCATTTTCAATGCCATCTTTCGCATCGATTATGGCTACGGAATTACTGAAGACGCAACACGGGGAGTGGTTTTTGGTATCGGACAGTATTTCTAG
- a CDS encoding glycoside hydrolase — MRSNRFLLLCILPLLLACGAQEYYPKIKGVSFVASRDSVTVRQIEPVVELGANYASVMPYGFIRGTTTPEIIYNTGRQWYGETPAGTKHYIATLQSKQIQIMMKPHLWIGRGVFTGEFAPETEADWQTFENSYRSYVLEYARLAEETQSEILCIATELEAFTQQRPKFWRELIKEIRTIYSGALTYAANWDEYQRVSFWEEMDFIGVDAYFPVCTLETPSVATARAGWQPWKQELAAFAKAKNKPILFTEYGYRSVNYAGKEPWKADRDMDKVNLEAQNNTLTALYEELWQEPWFAGGFLWKWFINHDEVGGQENAFFTPQNKPAQKIITRYYSAQ; from the coding sequence ATGCGCTCCAACCGATTCCTCTTGTTGTGTATCCTTCCGTTGCTGCTGGCCTGCGGGGCTCAGGAGTATTACCCCAAGATCAAGGGGGTTAGTTTTGTGGCTTCCAGAGACTCGGTGACCGTCAGGCAGATCGAGCCTGTGGTTGAACTGGGTGCTAACTATGCTTCCGTCATGCCTTATGGATTTATTCGCGGCACCACCACTCCTGAGATCATCTACAATACCGGCCGGCAATGGTACGGGGAGACCCCGGCGGGGACTAAGCATTACATCGCCACCTTGCAAAGTAAGCAGATCCAGATCATGATGAAGCCGCATCTTTGGATTGGCCGTGGTGTGTTTACCGGTGAGTTCGCCCCTGAAACGGAGGCTGATTGGCAAACCTTTGAAAACTCCTATCGTTCCTATGTATTAGAATACGCTCGGCTGGCCGAAGAAACCCAGTCCGAGATCCTTTGTATAGCCACAGAATTGGAGGCCTTTACCCAGCAGCGACCCAAATTTTGGCGGGAACTTATCAAAGAAATTCGAACGATATATTCGGGAGCTTTGACCTATGCTGCCAATTGGGATGAATACCAACGGGTGTCCTTTTGGGAGGAAATGGACTTTATTGGAGTGGATGCTTATTTCCCGGTTTGTACCCTGGAAACACCTTCGGTAGCAACGGCCAGAGCAGGCTGGCAGCCCTGGAAGCAGGAGCTGGCCGCTTTCGCGAAAGCAAAGAACAAACCCATACTGTTTACCGAATACGGCTACCGCAGCGTCAACTACGCGGGCAAAGAGCCCTGGAAAGCCGATCGCGATATGGATAAGGTCAATCTGGAGGCTCAGAACAATACCTTGACCGCCCTCTACGAGGAGCTGTGGCAGGAACCCTGGTTTGCCGGTGGCTTTTTATGGAAATGGTTTATCAATCACGATGAAGTAGGAGGTCAGGAGAATGCCTTTTTTACTCCTCAAAATAAACCGGCCCAGAAGATCATTACTCGCTACTACTCTGCTCAATGA
- a CDS encoding DUF547 domain-containing protein — protein sequence MMKNKYVYLIFIVLVFSWVAPAQNVSQFFDEADALFAKYVNNGRVNYQAIKSDPELLDQALRTAASLQVSISDPATYQAFWINAYNLATIKGVVENYPLKSPLDVKGFFDKKTYTLAGESLTLNAIENDKLRAEFDEPRFHFVLVCAARSCPPIINKAYRPDRLEQQLQSQTVKALNDNQFLRVDGNSVQFSQIMEWYKEDFTRNGRTLIQFTNQYRKSRLPLKASTGFYPYNWRLNDSK from the coding sequence ATGATGAAAAACAAGTATGTTTACCTGATCTTTATAGTCCTGGTTTTTTCCTGGGTCGCACCGGCTCAAAACGTGTCTCAATTCTTTGATGAAGCGGATGCCCTTTTTGCCAAATACGTCAACAATGGACGAGTGAATTATCAGGCAATCAAAAGTGATCCTGAATTATTGGATCAGGCACTGCGTACAGCCGCTTCTTTGCAAGTTTCTATAAGTGATCCTGCTACCTACCAGGCGTTTTGGATCAATGCCTACAACCTGGCGACGATCAAAGGTGTGGTGGAGAACTACCCCTTAAAATCACCGCTAGATGTGAAGGGTTTCTTTGATAAAAAAACTTACACACTGGCCGGTGAATCCCTGACCTTAAATGCTATCGAAAATGATAAACTGCGAGCCGAATTCGATGAGCCTCGATTTCATTTTGTCTTGGTCTGTGCAGCACGCAGCTGTCCTCCAATCATCAATAAGGCGTATCGCCCCGATCGCCTGGAACAGCAACTGCAGAGTCAAACGGTAAAGGCCTTAAATGACAATCAGTTCCTCCGCGTTGATGGGAATAGCGTTCAGTTCTCTCAGATCATGGAGTGGTACAAGGAGGATTTTACCAGAAATGGCAGAACGCTGATTCAGTTCACCAACCAATATCGGAAAAGCCGCCTGCCCTTAAAAGCCAGCACTGGTTTTTATCCCTATAACTGGCGCCTCAATGATTCCAAATAA